One region of Peribacillus simplex genomic DNA includes:
- a CDS encoding o-succinylbenzoate--CoA ligase, translating to MAEEKLPNWLKNRAHLSPDRPAIEFEGHTYSFLELHTLSEKMAGKLASIGLRAGDSCAVLLRNHIDGVVVIHALFYLGVKIVMLNNKLTAKELAWQIEDSETSYLVSEGSFSEKLSEIGCILPNIHLHLMEELPDEGAAEILQEFYLEDTATIMYTSGTTGNPKGVIQTFGNHWWSAVGSVLNLGLHEGDSWYCAVPIFHISGLSILMKNVIYGMKVVLAERFDEREANLSIQENGVTIISVVTAMVNRMLQDLKGTSYPEAFRCMLLGGGPAPVHLLEICKEKGIPVYQTYGMTETSSQIVTLAPEDSMAKIGSAGKPLFPSQLRIEKDGNICEPGAVGEIVVSGPNVTKGYFNRMDATLQAITDGWLYTGDLGYLDEEGFLYVLDRRSDLIISGGENVYPAEVENVLCKHPDIFEAGVTGIDDEKWGQVPLAFVVLHQGAEANESELLEYCREYLAAYKIPRNVIFCQELPRNGASKLLRRELKKRMGEWQ from the coding sequence ATGGCAGAAGAAAAGTTGCCGAACTGGCTGAAAAACCGGGCGCATCTTTCACCAGATCGCCCGGCAATTGAATTTGAAGGCCATACGTATAGCTTTCTTGAACTGCATACATTATCGGAGAAGATGGCTGGCAAGCTGGCAAGCATTGGTCTGAGGGCTGGCGATTCATGCGCGGTTTTACTCCGTAACCATATTGATGGTGTTGTCGTTATCCACGCACTATTTTATCTCGGTGTGAAGATTGTGATGCTGAATAATAAGTTAACGGCAAAAGAGTTGGCTTGGCAGATTGAGGATAGTGAGACTTCCTATCTTGTTTCAGAAGGTTCCTTTTCCGAAAAACTCTCGGAAATTGGTTGTATTCTCCCGAATATACACCTTCACTTAATGGAGGAATTGCCGGATGAAGGAGCGGCAGAGATTCTTCAAGAGTTTTATCTTGAGGATACGGCTACGATCATGTATACCTCAGGTACGACAGGAAATCCAAAAGGTGTGATCCAAACCTTCGGCAACCATTGGTGGAGTGCTGTCGGGTCGGTGCTGAACCTTGGATTGCATGAGGGGGATTCTTGGTATTGTGCAGTTCCGATCTTTCATATTAGCGGCTTATCCATCCTGATGAAAAATGTGATTTATGGCATGAAGGTCGTTTTGGCTGAACGGTTCGACGAACGGGAAGCAAACCTGAGCATCCAGGAAAATGGCGTGACGATCATTTCGGTCGTGACGGCGATGGTGAATAGGATGTTGCAGGATTTGAAGGGAACAAGCTATCCGGAAGCTTTTCGCTGTATGCTGTTAGGCGGCGGCCCAGCACCCGTTCATTTACTTGAAATATGTAAGGAAAAAGGAATTCCAGTCTATCAGACGTATGGGATGACAGAAACGTCCTCACAGATTGTGACACTTGCACCGGAGGATAGCATGGCAAAAATCGGATCAGCGGGAAAACCTTTGTTCCCTTCGCAGTTACGGATAGAGAAAGACGGCAATATTTGTGAACCGGGTGCAGTGGGGGAAATCGTGGTTTCAGGTCCCAATGTGACGAAAGGCTATTTTAATCGAATGGACGCTACACTGCAGGCTATTACCGATGGATGGCTATATACAGGGGACCTTGGTTATCTGGATGAAGAAGGCTTTTTGTATGTGCTAGACCGACGCTCGGATTTAATCATATCCGGCGGTGAGAATGTCTATCCGGCTGAGGTTGAAAATGTCCTTTGTAAGCACCCTGATATTTTCGAAGCGGGTGTGACGGGGATTGACGATGAAAAATGGGGACAGGTTCCACTCGCTTTTGTCGTCTTGCATCAAGGCGCTGAGGCTAATGAGAGTGAACTGCTGGAGTATTGCAGAGAATATTTGGCGGCCTATAAAATTCCCCGGAACGTGATTTTTTGTCAGGAGCTTCCCCGTAATGGAGCGAGTAAGCTACTGAGAAGGGAACTGAAGAAGAGAATGGGGGAATGGCAATGA
- the menB gene encoding 1,4-dihydroxy-2-naphthoyl-CoA synthase, with the protein MTVQWETIREYDEILYEKYNGIAKVSINRPHVHNAFTPKTTAEMIDAFARARDDSSIGVIILTGVGGKAFCSGGDQKVRGNGGYVGEDNIPRLNVLDLQRLIRVIPKPVVAMVAGYAIGGGNVLNVVCDLTIAADNAVFGQTGPNVGSFDAGYGSGYLARIVGHKKAREIWYLCRQYNAQEALDMGLVNTVVPLDQLEAETVKWCEEMLEKSPTALRFLKAAMNADTDGLAGLQQLAGDATLLYYTTEEAKEGRDAFKEKRNPDFGQFPRFP; encoded by the coding sequence ATGACGGTACAATGGGAAACAATACGTGAGTATGACGAAATTTTATATGAAAAATATAACGGGATTGCGAAAGTGTCCATCAACCGACCGCATGTACATAATGCATTCACGCCAAAAACGACTGCTGAAATGATTGATGCATTCGCAAGGGCGCGTGATGATTCCAGCATAGGTGTCATAATTTTAACTGGTGTAGGCGGCAAAGCATTCTGTTCAGGCGGAGACCAGAAAGTACGCGGGAATGGCGGATATGTAGGTGAAGATAACATTCCACGTCTAAACGTTCTTGATTTGCAGCGTTTGATTCGTGTAATTCCAAAACCGGTCGTAGCGATGGTTGCAGGGTATGCAATTGGTGGCGGTAATGTTCTGAATGTGGTGTGTGACTTGACGATCGCTGCTGACAATGCAGTATTTGGACAAACTGGACCTAATGTGGGAAGCTTTGATGCCGGTTATGGCTCTGGCTACCTGGCACGTATCGTAGGCCATAAAAAGGCACGTGAAATCTGGTACCTATGCCGTCAATACAATGCCCAGGAAGCATTGGATATGGGATTGGTAAACACGGTGGTACCTTTAGACCAATTAGAAGCGGAAACCGTTAAATGGTGTGAAGAAATGCTTGAGAAGAGCCCAACTGCACTTCGTTTCTTGAAGGCGGCAATGAACGCTGATACTGATGGCCTTGCAGGTCTTCAACAATTGGCTGGTGACGCTACACTTTTATACTATACAACTGAAGAAGCAAAAGAAGGCCGCGATGCATTCAAAGAAAAACGCAATCCGGACTTTGGGCAATTCCCTCGTTTCCCTTGA
- the menH gene encoding 2-succinyl-6-hydroxy-2,4-cyclohexadiene-1-carboxylate synthase, whose product MNIVSKDVTYAVEITGNGEPLVLLHGFTGNRDTWNFLIPLLRDRYTMIMVDIIGHGMSASPADHRRYGMERVSEDIKYILDELHFPKAHILGYSMGGRLGLGFACLYPEYVDTLILESASPGLLTEEERETRRQNDRKLAERILEKGMEAFVDQWENIPLFESQKRLSAKTRSAIREQRMANVPAGLYNSLLGMGTGSQASYWEDLKNLDFPVLLVTGELDPKFCEIADSMKKKLKQAEWKIINDAGHAIHVEDGEKFGKIISEFLKRNRRRN is encoded by the coding sequence ATGAATATTGTCAGCAAGGATGTCACTTATGCTGTTGAAATAACGGGAAATGGAGAACCTCTTGTACTTTTGCATGGATTTACGGGAAATCGGGATACATGGAATTTCCTCATTCCGCTATTGCGTGATAGGTATACAATGATCATGGTCGATATCATCGGTCATGGCATGTCTGCGTCACCGGCCGATCATCGAAGGTATGGGATGGAGCGGGTGTCTGAAGATATCAAGTACATTTTGGATGAGTTACATTTCCCGAAAGCCCATATCCTTGGATACTCGATGGGCGGCAGGCTTGGATTGGGATTTGCCTGTTTGTATCCTGAGTATGTTGATACATTGATATTGGAAAGCGCTTCACCAGGCCTTTTAACAGAAGAGGAGCGGGAAACCCGAAGGCAAAATGATAGGAAGCTTGCTGAAAGGATTCTTGAAAAGGGCATGGAAGCTTTTGTGGATCAATGGGAAAACATCCCACTGTTTGAAAGTCAAAAACGGTTGTCGGCCAAAACCAGGTCAGCCATTCGGGAGCAGAGGATGGCAAATGTCCCTGCCGGCCTTTACAATAGCCTCCTTGGTATGGGGACCGGCAGTCAGGCTTCTTACTGGGAAGACCTGAAAAACCTTGATTTCCCTGTGCTTCTTGTAACCGGTGAACTCGATCCTAAGTTTTGTGAAATTGCGGACTCGATGAAAAAAAAGCTGAAGCAGGCTGAATGGAAAATAATAAATGATGCCGGACATGCGATTCATGTGGAAGATGGAGAAAAGTTTGGTAAAATAATAAGTGAGTTTTTGAAGCGAAATCGGAGGAGGAATTAA
- the menD gene encoding 2-succinyl-5-enolpyruvyl-6-hydroxy-3-cyclohexene-1-carboxylic-acid synthase, producing MNDRDALTAYAASFVDELAQNGMKHVVVSPGSRSTPLALLLVEHPDIEIHINVDERSASFFALGLAKALKEPVGLLCTSGTAAANFYPAVIEAYYSRVPLIVLTADRPHELRDVGAPQAIDQIHLYGRQVKWFVEMALPESTDEMMRYARTIGARAVATAATEPAGPVHLNFPLREPLIPDLEQAKGYRQNKMTPAVLIDSGERSLSASQIDAVATTLSQAKQGMIVCGELPHPGMKEAIKALADKLAFPVLADPLSQLRSGSHDKAIIIDAYDTFLRDEAAKAAFRPDVILRFGTMPVSKPLLLFMKKQKQAITLVVDGGAGWREPAGLATNMIYSEEKDFCKRVCEKVTEASDDKWLGLWQTVNVATKNALASIRDEEELSEGKLFSLLADMLPMESTLFVGNSMPIRDLDTFFLNNGKGIKTFANRGANGIDGVVSTALGVSTVSKNTVLAIGDLSFFHDMNGLLAAKLQKQNITILLINNDGGGIFSFLPQANEKEHFEMLFGTPHGLDFSHTAKLYGGKYNKVQNWDELKKVFTESFGIQGLKIIEVPTERESNLQKHRNLWSFVSQEIKMVLDREIS from the coding sequence ATGAATGACCGAGATGCATTGACAGCGTATGCTGCTTCATTTGTCGATGAGCTGGCACAAAATGGGATGAAGCATGTGGTTGTGAGCCCAGGTTCGCGATCCACTCCCCTAGCTTTGTTGTTAGTGGAACATCCTGATATCGAAATTCATATTAATGTGGATGAGCGTTCGGCTTCTTTTTTCGCCCTTGGTTTGGCTAAGGCCTTAAAAGAACCTGTCGGACTTCTTTGTACATCCGGTACAGCGGCTGCAAACTTTTACCCTGCCGTCATCGAGGCTTACTATTCAAGAGTGCCGCTAATAGTGCTGACCGCTGATCGTCCGCATGAATTGCGTGATGTCGGTGCCCCACAGGCAATCGATCAAATTCATCTGTACGGGAGACAAGTAAAATGGTTTGTCGAAATGGCACTTCCTGAAAGTACTGATGAGATGATGCGGTATGCAAGGACGATCGGTGCAAGGGCAGTGGCTACAGCGGCAACTGAACCTGCAGGGCCAGTACATTTGAATTTCCCGCTTCGAGAACCATTGATTCCGGATCTGGAGCAAGCAAAGGGATATAGGCAAAATAAAATGACGCCTGCAGTGTTGATTGATAGTGGAGAACGGTCACTGTCCGCATCACAAATAGATGCTGTTGCAACTACTTTGTCACAAGCTAAGCAAGGTATGATTGTATGTGGCGAATTACCGCATCCAGGGATGAAGGAAGCAATCAAAGCATTAGCGGATAAACTTGCTTTTCCGGTATTGGCTGACCCTCTTTCCCAGTTAAGGAGTGGGAGCCACGACAAAGCCATCATTATTGATGCGTATGATACGTTTTTACGCGATGAAGCGGCAAAAGCGGCTTTCAGGCCGGACGTGATTTTACGTTTTGGGACAATGCCTGTTTCTAAACCCTTATTGTTATTCATGAAAAAACAAAAACAAGCAATCACTTTGGTCGTCGATGGCGGAGCGGGTTGGCGCGAACCAGCCGGATTGGCAACGAACATGATTTACAGCGAAGAGAAAGATTTCTGCAAGCGTGTTTGTGAAAAAGTTACTGAAGCCTCAGATGATAAATGGCTTGGCTTATGGCAAACTGTCAACGTAGCAACGAAGAATGCCTTAGCTTCCATCAGGGATGAAGAGGAATTAAGTGAAGGCAAGCTGTTCTCCCTGCTTGCTGATATGTTGCCAATGGAATCCACCTTATTTGTCGGGAATAGTATGCCCATACGAGATTTGGATACATTCTTTTTGAATAATGGAAAAGGAATCAAAACCTTTGCAAACCGTGGGGCGAATGGCATCGATGGGGTCGTTTCCACTGCTCTTGGAGTAAGTACGGTTTCGAAAAATACAGTACTGGCAATCGGGGATTTAAGCTTTTTCCATGATATGAATGGCTTGCTTGCAGCAAAACTTCAAAAACAAAATATCACCATATTGCTGATTAATAATGATGGGGGCGGCATTTTCTCTTTCTTGCCACAGGCGAATGAGAAAGAACATTTCGAAATGCTATTCGGCACCCCTCATGGGCTTGATTTTTCCCATACTGCAAAGCTGTATGGCGGTAAATACAACAAGGTGCAAAATTGGGATGAGTTAAAGAAGGTATTTACAGAGTCATTTGGAATTCAAGGTCTGAAAATCATTGAGGTGCCGACCGAAAGGGAGTCCAATTTACAAAAGCATCGAAATTTGTGGAGTTTTGTTTCCCAGGAAATAAAAATGGTGTTAGACAGGGAAATATCATGA
- a CDS encoding isochorismate synthase, which produces MAISEETEQFQGLASAIQKAKDLNDQVLFSHIKKVNCNNPLSFYQAGRERYAGERFFWEDPAKEITITGLGTVKKLKAASNAERYREVEKSWIKLQNTAVKTGLTDVEATGPLLFGGFSFDYETNSTLLWNQFGDNLFYIPAFMLSKVGKQAYLTTNLLCSPDDSEKLFIDMINEREAFLFKSLDGTGLVPNALVLQKEVKPEEWKRTVGEAVQEIKTTDLDKIVLARELRVVFERSIDSGKVLEQLIAEQPLSYIFSLEAGGDCFVGATPERLIKKQGNEVFSTCLAGSMGRGKDEQEDVCLGEELLHDQKNLQEHQYVVSMISNAFDSVCKKVMVPAEPKLMKNRHIQHLYTPVRGISKDGVTIFEFVENLHPTPAMGGLPKEKAVVRIREMEGLERGFYAGPLGWVDTYGNGEFAVGIRSALIQNNEASLFAGCGVVEDSAPESEFRETGIKFNPMLSALGGNLNE; this is translated from the coding sequence TTGGCTATCTCAGAAGAAACTGAACAGTTTCAGGGACTGGCTTCAGCTATACAAAAGGCGAAGGACTTGAATGATCAAGTTCTATTCAGTCATATTAAGAAAGTTAATTGCAACAACCCCCTTTCATTTTATCAAGCTGGAAGAGAACGGTACGCGGGTGAACGCTTTTTCTGGGAGGACCCTGCAAAGGAAATAACCATCACCGGTTTAGGCACTGTTAAGAAACTCAAAGCGGCATCGAATGCCGAACGTTATAGAGAAGTCGAAAAGAGCTGGATCAAACTGCAGAATACTGCTGTCAAAACGGGATTGACCGATGTAGAAGCGACCGGTCCTTTACTGTTTGGGGGCTTTTCTTTTGATTATGAAACTAACAGTACGCTCCTTTGGAATCAATTCGGGGACAACCTGTTTTATATACCTGCCTTCATGCTATCAAAAGTGGGGAAACAAGCTTACTTAACGACAAACTTACTTTGTTCGCCTGATGATTCAGAAAAACTCTTCATAGATATGATAAATGAACGGGAAGCCTTCCTTTTCAAAAGCCTGGACGGCACTGGATTGGTTCCTAATGCCTTGGTTTTGCAGAAGGAAGTCAAACCTGAGGAATGGAAGCGGACGGTCGGAGAGGCTGTTCAGGAAATCAAGACGACAGATCTCGACAAGATTGTTTTGGCAAGGGAGCTTCGAGTTGTTTTCGAGCGTTCCATCGATTCAGGGAAAGTGCTTGAGCAATTGATTGCTGAGCAGCCATTAAGCTATATTTTCAGTTTGGAAGCTGGTGGTGACTGTTTTGTCGGTGCCACTCCCGAACGTTTAATTAAGAAACAGGGAAATGAAGTTTTCTCTACCTGTCTTGCTGGATCGATGGGGCGAGGGAAAGATGAGCAAGAAGATGTTTGTCTTGGTGAAGAATTGCTTCATGACCAAAAGAATTTACAAGAGCACCAATATGTCGTGTCGATGATATCAAATGCCTTTGATTCTGTATGTAAAAAGGTAATGGTCCCGGCCGAACCGAAACTTATGAAAAACCGTCATATCCAGCATTTGTATACACCGGTCCGCGGTATATCCAAGGATGGTGTCACGATTTTTGAATTCGTCGAGAATCTCCATCCTACACCCGCCATGGGCGGACTTCCAAAAGAAAAGGCCGTTGTCCGGATTCGGGAAATGGAAGGTCTTGAGCGCGGCTTTTATGCGGGACCATTAGGCTGGGTGGATACGTATGGAAATGGGGAATTCGCCGTAGGGATACGTTCTGCCCTAATACAGAACAATGAGGCATCGCTCTTTGCGGGGTGCGGCGTAGTTGAAGATTCGGCTCCCGAAAGTGAGTTCCGGGAAACGGGGATTAAATTCAATCCGATGCTAAGTGCTTTAGGAGGAAATCTTAATGAATGA